ATTCCCTGATCCCGATCCTGCAGCAGGTGCAGGAGGTCCAGGGCTATCTTTCGCGCGAGGCGATCGTGATAATCGGCGAGCACCTGGGGTTGCCCGCCAGTAAGATTTATGGCGTGGCCACTTTCTACAACCAGTTCCGTTTTCAGCCCCTGGGACAGCACCATGTCCAAGTCTGCCGCGGCACGGCCTGCCATGTCAAGGGCTCGGCCAAGGTGCTGGAAAGCGTGTGCCGGGACCTGAAGATCACCCCCGGCCAGACCACGCGCGACGGGCTGTTCAG
This DNA window, taken from bacterium, encodes the following:
- the nuoE gene encoding NADH-quinone oxidoreductase subunit NuoE, whose amino-acid sequence is MTTGQDIQSILDKHPNASRDSLIPILQQVQEVQGYLSREAIVIIGEHLGLPASKIYGVATFYNQFRFQPLGQHHVQVCRGTACHVKGSAKVLESVCRDLKITPGQTTRDGLFSLEVVACIGACGLAPVISIDGEFFAGMTPDKAKKILQSYRRKATENGKDA